In a genomic window of Ipomoea triloba cultivar NCNSP0323 chromosome 3, ASM357664v1:
- the LOC116013323 gene encoding WEB family protein At5g16730, chloroplastic-like, with the protein MSPSKSRSGKKWHPSILSRTKLCRGDSSAIDSDALVSLERKPSQSQNSPQNRSIRVLEMPETEIGELEEEIRVLREQLGCAEGERNQALDELRELRQAVEEANYLKEMLYSTRQELNAKDRSTECLKSELDKAKQVVKMLREAMDNAEEAARDSVSDHRRRIQELEDEVEKRKFSEANVLVALEQNKVEMEVCKREMARLYEKIKSMEEENSRSCNGETAAKEEASLKIKHLTDEVSRLENELKMATEAEEKSRKAMDTLASALKEVAEEATEAKETVKHKLGATQIELDQVKKENAKLKERVAEIEDKQKKDLEEAKKEMEMHRNAAERVRLEAEETLLAWNGKEIGFVSCIKQAEEERDSAQREIVRLRDILKQAISEANAAKLAANTAINENSKLKDAITDKEDALHFLELEIERLKTNKVSRECQEKD; encoded by the exons ATGTCTCCTTCCAAATCAAG ATCTGGGAAGAAATGGCACCCATCCATCCTTTCTAGAACCAAGCTCTGCAGAGGGGATTCTTCCGCCATTGATTCAGACGCCCTCGTCTCTCTCGAACGGAAGCCTTCCCAGTCCCAGAATTCGCCCCAG AATCGGAGTATTAGAGTGCTGGAAATGCCAGAAACGGAAATTGGGGAGCTGGAAGAGGAAATAAGGGTGTTAAGGGAGCAATTAGGGTGTGCAGAGGGGGAAAGAAACCAAGCACTTGATGAGCTTAGGGAGTTGAGACAAGCAGTTGAAGAGGCTAATTACTTGAAGGAAATGTTGTATAGTACACGCCAAGAATTGAATGCCAAAGACAGGAGTACCGAGTGTTTAAAATCAGAGCTTGATAAGGCAAAGCAGGTTGTAAAAATGTTGAGAGAGGCAATGGACAATGCAGAAGAAGCAGCCCGCGATTCGGTTTCTGATCACAGGAGGAGAATTCAGGAGCTGGAAGATGAAGTGGAGAAGAGGAAGTTCTCAGAGGCCAACGTTCTCGTCGCCTTAGAGCAGAACAAGGTTGAAATGGAAGTTTGCAAGCGAGAAATGGCTCGACTTTACGAGAAGATTAAGTCGATGGAGGAGGAGAATTCGAGGTCCTGCAATGGGGAAACTGCAGCGAAAGAAGAAGCCTCGTTGAAGATTAAGCACTTGACGGATGAAGTATCTCGTCTCGAGAACGAATTGAAGATGGCAACCGAAGCAGAAGAGAAGAGCAGAAAGGCGATGGATACTTTAGCCTCAGCCCTAAAAGAAGTAGCAGAAGAAGCCACCGAGGCTAAGGAGACTGTGAAACATAAACTTGGGGCGACTCAAATCGAACTGGATCAAGTCAAGAAGGAAAACGCCAAGTTGAAAGAGAGAGTAGCCGAGATAGAGGATAAGCAAAAGAAGGATTTGGAAGAGGCAAAGAAGGAAATGGAGATGCACAGAAATGCAGCTGAGCGAGTGAGATTAGAAGCCGAGGAAACCCTCTTGGCTTGGAATGGGAAAGAGATTGGGTTCGTGAGCTGCATAAAACAAGCAGAGGAAGAACGGGACAGTGCACAACGCGAAATCGTTCGACTGAGAGACATATTGAAGCAGGCGATTAGCGAAGCCAACGCTGCCAAATTAGCAGCCAACACCGCCATAAACGAAAACTCAAAACTCAAAGACGCCATCACGGATAAGGAGGACGCCCTGCATTTCCTTGAACTGGAGATCGAACGTCTCAAGACCAACAAAGTTTCGCGAGAATGCCAAGAAAAAGATTGA